CAGCTCAAACTCTCTCACCAATTGCCTTATCAGCTACCAACACGTCATGTTCCCTTTGGCATCCTCGTCTCGGTCATCTTTCTGACTCCAGATTGAAGCTACTTTCTCCTTACATACCTTCCTTGTCCATATCACCTAATGCACCTTGTAAAGCTTGTCATTtggcaaaacaaaagaaaatatccTTTCCTGTAAGCACTTCTGTATCCAATGAAAAATTTGCCCTTGTTCATATGGATATTTGGGGCCCAACCGATATTGTTTCTATTACTGGTCATCGTTACTTTCTTACTATTGTTGATGATTTCAGTCGCTTTACTTGGATTATCTTATTAAGAACAAAATCTGAAGTTCGTACCCATATTCAGAATTTTTTTACCCTTGTTGAAACTCAATTTTCATCCAAAATTAAAGTCATTCGAACTGATAATGGCAGTGAGTTTGCCATTCCAGCTTTTTATGCTTCCAAAGGCGTTATTCATCAAACCTCTTGCGTTGAAACCCCGCAACAAAACGGTCTTGTTGAACGTAAGCACCAACATATTCTCAATGTCTCACGAGCTCTATTATTTCATGCTGGTTTACCTAAGCATTTTTGGGGACATGCTGTTCTTCATTCAGTTTTTCTTATCAACCGCACCCCAACACCTCTTTTAGCTAACCTCACTCCTTTTGACCATTTATACCAAACTAAACCATCTTTTCAGCACCTACGGGTTTTTGGCTGTCTTTGTTTTGCAATCACCCTTACTGCTCATCGCCACAAATTTGATCCTCGAGCTCGTGAGTGTGTTTTTCTTGGATTCCCACCACATGTCAAAGGTTACATTCTTTTTGATCTGTCAACTCATGTCATTTTTGTCTCAAGAAACATTCATTTTCATGAGtatgtttttcctttttcctctcAACCATCTTCTTCCTCCTCCATCCCACAATTAACCTTTGACCCCTCCATTACTTATGATTTGCCACTTCAACCACAGGTTTCACCTCCCGTACCCTCGCAACCCTCTAGGCCACCTCGCCTTAGGAAACCACCATCATATTTAGACCAATATCACTGTTTTTTAAGCAATGCTGCTACCAATCATTGTCAATACTCTACACCCTTTACCCTCGCTCTTAATGCCTCTTCTATACCAACTACATATTTACAAGCTAGTAAATTCCTCATTGGCAAAAGCAATGCAAGCTGAAATTTTTGCTCTTGAACAAAATAACACTTGGATCATTACGGATTTACCTCCAGGCAAGACTGCCATTGGCTgtaaatgggtctatcgagtgaAATATCGAGCTGATGGTTCTATTGAGCGTTACAAGGCTCGCTTGGTTGCCAAGGGATTTACACAAACTGAGGGAGTCGATTATTTTGATACTTTTTCCCCTGTCGCCAAGCTTACTACTGTTCGTTTACTGCTTGCTATTGCTGCTTCCAAGAACTGGTTTTTGCACCAGCTTGATGTCAATAATGCGTTTTTGCATGGAGATTTGATTGAAGAAGTTTATATGGTTTTGCCCCCTGGTTTTGCTTCCTCTACTCCACATAAGGTCTGTAAATTGCAAAAGTCGTTATATGGCCTAAAGCAAGCAAGTCGCCAATGGTTTGCTAAACTCACAACAGCTCTCACTTCTATTGGTTATGTTCAATCTACTTCAGATTTCTCATTGTTTGTTAAAAAGGATGACACTTCTTTCACTGCCTTATtggtttatgttgatgatgttATTCTAGCTGGTAATTCTTTGGAAGAAATCACACGGGTAAAAGCCTTCTTGCATTCTGCCTTTAGCATCAAAGACTTGGGGGATCTCAAGTATTTTCTTGGCCTTGAAGTTGCTCGTAGTTCTGCTGGTATTCATCTTTGCCAGCAAAAATATGCTCTCGATCTATTGGCTGATTTTGGTTTCTCAGATTGCAGGCCTGTTCCAACTCCTATGGTTACTAAAATCCCTCGCAATGCTTCTGACGAATTGCTTCCTGATAACACTATTTTCAGAAAACTTATTGGACGCCTATTGTATTTGGTTTCTACTAGACCTGATCTTACTTTTGCTGTTCAACAGTTAAGTCAATTCTTGGACCGACCTACAGTCACTCACCTTCAAGCTGCCCATCGCATTCTTCGCTACCTGAAAGGATGCATTGActttggtattttcttttctGCTTCTTCTTCGCCTACACTGAAGGCATTTAGTGACTCTGATTGGGCTGGTTGTCCTCTCACACGTCGTTCTGTGACTGGTTACTGCCTATTTTATGGAGATTCCCTTGTTAGTTGGAAAGCCAAGAAGCAAAGCACCGTGTCTCGCTCTTCCACAGAAGCAGAATATAGGGCTCTTGCGTCTACTGTTTGTGAAATTCAGTGGCTTCGATTTCTTCTGTCTGATTTGCATCTGTCCATTTCTGGGCCTACTGCTTTGTTTTGCGACAATAATTCTGCTCTCCAAATTGCTGCAAACCCTACGTTTCATGAACGTACTAAACATATTGAGATCGACTGTCATCTTGTTCGTGAAAAAGTGTTGTCCGGTGTTGTCAAATTACTTCTTTGCTCTTCCAAAGACCAGCTTGCTGACATCTTCACCAAAGCTCTGGCTATTGTTCCCTTCCAGGTTCTTTTGTCCAAGCTGGGACTGATTCCCATTCACTCTCCAGCTTGAGGAGGGCTATTAGTCatatagttttaaattaatttcttgtTAGTCAGTTAGTAGTTATTTTTCTGTTACTTTCTGTTACTTTCTTTCCTTGCTTGTATATAACAATACGTTAGCATCCAATAAACTTGAgaagttttcttttattattctaCACTGTGTAGAAGTGATTTTGGACCCAATCATAAAAGCTGGCGTAATAGAGCTTTTGAGGTTTGGATAATCATAAAAGATAATAGCCGGTAATATTTTCATGAATTATAAAACTATAATTCTTTATTTCTTTGAAGAATGtatcaatatattaattaaaaattttaaatatcatttaatatgatgtttaaaatcattattatattgtacaaatctaaagcttgaaaataaaattgtttaGAAGAACTGTCACTAACTAAAACGTAATAAATAATACTGGAAATAATTGAAATCATTCAAATCCTCCTTCAAACGGTTCTACTTTCTTTcgtttctctttatttatttactacatttttatatttaatacatattaaatattttcttctttttaccctttcttttactttttttttctttcattttgcagGTGATAACCTGTTTGAATTACATTCATTACTTTGGCTATGCTCACCACGGTACTACTTAGAAATACTTCTTGCATTGTCCATATTATTGCGAGCAAATACAACCAAGTAGTGCATTTAAATATCTGCGAACACATTAATTAATACACACAATATTTGTAGCTATAATAAAGGAAAATCCAATTTTATGCATAATTGCACATTCCATATACACATGAGCTTCCTTTACCACAGCTATTGTTGCATCCTCCGCAGTGGTTCTCGTCGAATAATGGGCTCACACACTTCCCTTCACAGCAAATGCTGGAATAGTTACATGTCTTGCGACACCTCCCACAGTTGAATTGTTCTGTCTTGAGGTCTACGCATCTTCTGTTGCAGCAAAATAGGCCTTTCATGCTGCAAATTTCAGGCTGTTTGTCGCATGTCAAGTAAGGACGAAATCCCTGGCTAGGAAACCCACCTGCTCCTCTAAACGAGGCTGCCATTTGGCTATTTCCCAGAGGATGATCAGATTTTTCGCTAGTGATGGCGGAGAGAGTAATGGCCACTAAGGCCATTACTATAGACAACATAAAGAAGAGGTtcaagaatttcatgtctttccGAAGGTAAAATTAAGCTTATGAAATAAGTGGTGATATAGATATGAATGGTTTGGATGGAGAAGAACGCAAGCATGCAGGGTGGTATTTATATAGAAGGAATAATGAAGCTAGAAATTTAGTGGTAATCAAGATTTACTGCATACTATTAGCATGGTATATGGATCCATAGGAAGCTGCTTTTGGTTAATTTGTGGGTAGTCTGCTCTAATCCAACGAGTATATATAGAAAATTCAAGTAACTGAAGTTAGGCCTCTTGAATTAATGAAGAAGGCATAATTAGATAATTGAAATTTTGGCCGTAGGTTGGCAGATGAGACTCTTTGTTATCATTTTGATAATAACTCAACACTTTCCAGTTCCACGCACCTAGATTCTCAGCTTTTATGTTAAGCTTTGAGTTCTAAACATATTATTGTCTAACAAAAACAAATTGCATAcagttttactttcttttttttgctaGCCCATACAACACAAAGAACTGCCTTAATAGAAATCAGATTCGAATATAGGCATCCTAAAGTCAAATCCCCTGCCAACGAACCACACGCCTCATGCTCTTACAATCAAAGCTATCCTTCCTTACGCCATATATTCCATTGCCTCCATGGACAACTTCTATGATTAATTATCATCAACAACAAAGCCGATAGAGCTGACAAAAATAAGTTTTCATCAACTTTCCAGTTTTGTTTCCCAAAATGAAACTAAAGGCTAATATTTGTTCACTGAGTAATTCTCtcgtaattttaattttatccttTTCCCCTTTCATTTTTGTtctgtatatatgtatatttatactCACAAGTCACAAGTAATGTGTTTGTTTATATTGGATGGAAGGGAAAGTGAAGGAATTAGCCCTTTACACGACCCTCTTCTTCAACACATGTACATCCTCTCTTTTCTTCCAACAAAAGATGCTGTATACGAATCAGTGTTTTGTCGGTGGAAAGATTTATGGATTCCAGTCACAGACCTTCGTTTCCTTTGACGACAACCACTTAACTGATGATGATGGTCATACGGTTAGACGTGATCGAGTCCATTCGTGTTTTATTGATCGCGGACATGGAGAATTAAATAGTACTCGGTCAATCACGACAACAACAACAATGTTCATTACTTACGTGAACAATCAAATGTTGTGGATatcttttatttcatatttatgaaTACATTAGTCAACAACAATGTACAAACAAATGTTGTGGATATCTTTTCAAATAGTAACATGAAATCATTgaaacaataattaaatttaaattaaaaaataactacaTCTAGCGAAACCCAACACCAAGTTGTGAAGGCTCGCCCTTATTTATTATTGGTAATTTCAATGACTATATACGACATAAACATATGGTAGCTGCTAGTCATTTAATCAAATATCTCACAGAGGGAAATCTGCCAGAGTTTCTACGCATAGCTGCACATCCCATACAGACATTTACTTCCTTTCGTGCATCTATTGTAGCAATCCCCACAATGCAGTCTGTTGGACATTGGATTCACACACTTCCCTTTGCAGCAAATCTCCGAGTACTTACACTTCTTACCACACTTCCCGCAGTTGAACCTGTCCCACATCACATTCACACATTTTCTCTTGCAGCAATCAGGCCCAGGGCTGCCCGCCGCACGACACACTCTCGGGTATTTGTTACACGTCATCATGCCCCGAGGTTTTTGAGCAAGAATCCGGCTCATAATCCCAACAGAAGTGGGTTCAGCTTGGCTACGATCTCCGTCACCATCATTCTCGACAAACAACGGTTCATCGCCAGATGGTGTGGCGGAGAGATTGGGGATGGCCAAGGCCATTAACAAGGCAAACAAAATGAAGATGTGGAGAGCTTTCATGTTTGAGAGGTGATGGAAAAATAATACGATATGCTATGGATAATTGGGTGTGATATTATGTACAGGAATTTATAGACAAAAATGGAGGGTGACATTCCATATTAAAAGGCAAACGGAGTTCGTTTTTAAGTAGAAAACAGAGATTGCTGTTCATGGGGTGGTCCAATTCGACgtgtgtttttaaaatatttaagtaagCTATAAGTTAGGCGTCCCAAGAAAAATTATACCCAAAAATTAGGTGAATTTCATCCGCTTGTATTTCTATGAACAacttgttaacattaatggaagacaattaataatggttgccattaacattaatgggagacaatcaataatgacaatcaccaactttggaaaagtggcaagggataattttttttggtcattgagataatgggctatttattatttggtccttgaacctcaactataaataggccttctcatttctcatttcaattcatcccaaccaatctttctctcttagttttctttttctcccatttgagaattcttaaggaattctatttgtttgtaatactttgaagatagtaaagttatcatctggtgttagtgcccgaggacgtaggtataatttaccgaacctcgttaaaactcttgtgttctttttgtcctatttttctttcaatatttgagggtataatagtagtatttaattgtgctattaaattacgttagaaggaatattctgagtaaggaaagacttggtatttaagagatccttgtgatccacctctcttccctgggaattgaactttgtgtgattttttagtacaataatttacacgcttccgaccctattggaacaacaagtggtatcagagccgaaggttaatcgtagtatgctctgtggttgcagtttaaactgatcttccacatcagaaaagatttccttaggtatattgaaagattatggagaaaacggtcggtgtaggagcttcaacatcgtccatgtggacaagaccgacaattgcaaatgcaaagtgaggttctagatgccctttttcagcagggtctagacattgccattgatgaagagaaaccagatgatgtacaggagaaagattggaaggcgatcaatcggttggcatgtggcacaattcgatcatgcctttctcgagagcagaggtatgctttttcaaaggaaacttctgcaaataagttgtgggtggcacttgaagaaaattttttgaagaaaaacagtcaaaataagctccacttgaagaaaagactgtttcgcttcacttacgtcccaagtaccacaatgaatgatcacatcaccaaatttaatcagttagtcactgatttgctgaatatggatgagacattcaaagatgaagatttggctttgatgctgttggggtcacttcctgaggagtttgagttcctagaaactactctacttcatggcaggagtgatatatctctgagcgaagtctgtgcggccttatacagttataaacagagaaagaaggacaaacagaaaaactcaatcagagatacagaacctttagtagtccgaggtcgttcatacactcggaagaaaactcaaaaggggagatcaaagtcaaagtccagaatCGGGAAAGATGAAtatgctttttgtcatgagaaaggccactggaagaaaaattgtccaaagctgaagaataagggaaaagctgctgtagatgcttgtgttgctaagcatgatactagtgactctgaactatcactggttgcatcatcatcgtcgttccattcagatgagtggatattggattcgggttgtacctatcatatgtcccctaaccgggagtggttctctgatttagtagaactaaatggaggagttgtttatatgggcaatgacaatgcctgtaaaactgttgggataggttcaatccaattaaagaatcaagatggatcaaccagagttctgactgatgttcggtacgtgcccagtttgaagaaaaatctcatctcattgggagccttggaatccaatggttcagttgttactatgagagatgggattttgaaagtgacatctggcgcacttgtgatattgaagggcatcaggaaaaataacttgtattactaccaaggtagtacagttattggatcagtcgctacagcttccggtaacaaagaattggactcaatgcagttgtggcatatgaagttggaacatgccagcgaaaaatccttgcaaattctggcaaagcaaggattgttgaaaggtgcaaaggcttgcaaattaaaattttgcgagcattgtgttctgaaaaagcaaaagagagtgaaattcggtactgctatccataatacaaaaggtattttagaatatgttcactcagatgtgtgggggccttccaagacaccttcattgggaggaaaacactactttgttacttttgttgatgacttttccagaagagtttgggtgtataccatgagaactaaggatgaagtgcttagagtttttcttaaatggaaaactatgatcgaaaaccagactggcaagaaaatcaagcggcttaggacggacaatggagaggaatataaaagtgatccgttcttcgatgtgtgccaagagtatggtattgttcgacacttcacagttagggatacaccacagcagaatggattggc
The genomic region above belongs to Gossypium hirsutum isolate 1008001.06 chromosome D05, Gossypium_hirsutum_v2.1, whole genome shotgun sequence and contains:
- the LOC107903202 gene encoding stigma-specific STIG1-like protein 1, with protein sequence MKALHIFILFALLMALAIPNLSATPSGDEPLFVENDGDGDRSQAEPTSVGIMSRILAQKPRGMMTCNKYPRVCRAAGSPGPDCCKRKCVNVMWDRFNCGKCGKKCKYSEICCKGKCVNPMSNRLHCGDCYNRCTKGSKCLYGMCSYA
- the LOC107902693 gene encoding stigma-specific STIG1-like protein 3 gives rise to the protein MALVAITLSAITSEKSDHPLGNSQMAASFRGAGGFPSQGFRPYLTCDKQPEICSMKGLFCCNRRCVDLKTEQFNCGRCRKTCNYSSICCEGKCVSPLFDENHCGGCNNSCGKGSSCVYGMCNYA